From a region of the Agrobacterium larrymoorei genome:
- a CDS encoding glycoside hydrolase — protein MRIAFASCLLAIVAFWQPATAEEWLAVREQSLEVQPGSPLDFSQILPNQPIDEAQRIAINGKGKLAPVNGSAQRFLCASLAWSPASGGFPDHETADRYAAQLKMHGYNIARFHYVDAALMVGRAEDFDFNPEVLDRVHYLMAALKRNGIYWIVDGLSSSRGAYGGYEDRWEVKGELKLGAQIDDAEFSHWLKFQQLFLAKVNPYTGIAPIRDPALVAIVSFNENGLEFDSMMQEGVRGATFSPRLKPLFNDWLAKKYGSDAALTEKWGWWAKEGNLDDRSIALPTNRYERSERMRDLQSFFIDVEQRATGRFTAALRDLGFMGIVLPYNNWPTIQTGITRSIQHAVAMNTYQDWVDSYAPGTSIQGKSSLEDGLLYLRTIGAARWLERPFFITEYDHLFWSPYRYEAGLAAPAFAALQDWDVLCRHAHGPIILSYGEDFPHKKQMLPYAIALDPVARAGETLAALIFRRGDARAASLEIPLLVDGQAGLPDGINDMEPELLTRLGLVGKIGLQASQEADADTVSVAPVREGQSAMAVLAKLKETGQLDPASPADLDRGEVVSQSGELELDAPKKMLALRSPLTQAVAFERIDADIQLGAVSLQSADGRGLFGLSSLDGLPLAESKRQLLILASDAHNSGMRFRDNDQRVIEDFGDLPVMVRRMEIGLRFEDEGNFRISPVGLDGHVHSPVTTARGRDAIRLTNDTPDGPTTYFLVERDAAQ, from the coding sequence ATGAGAATAGCTTTCGCCTCCTGCCTTCTTGCCATTGTCGCCTTCTGGCAACCAGCCACAGCGGAAGAGTGGCTTGCGGTGCGGGAGCAATCGCTGGAAGTGCAGCCGGGAAGCCCGCTCGATTTTTCACAAATTCTTCCAAACCAGCCCATTGATGAGGCGCAACGCATAGCAATCAATGGAAAGGGGAAGCTTGCGCCGGTTAATGGAAGTGCGCAGCGCTTTCTTTGCGCATCTCTGGCCTGGAGCCCCGCCTCTGGCGGGTTCCCGGATCATGAGACGGCGGATCGTTATGCAGCACAGCTGAAAATGCACGGCTACAACATTGCCCGTTTTCACTATGTGGATGCGGCGCTCATGGTAGGGCGGGCGGAGGACTTCGATTTCAATCCGGAGGTTCTCGACCGCGTTCATTATCTGATGGCTGCGCTGAAGCGGAACGGCATTTACTGGATTGTCGACGGGCTGAGTTCTTCGCGCGGGGCCTATGGCGGGTACGAGGATCGCTGGGAGGTGAAGGGCGAACTGAAGCTTGGTGCGCAGATCGATGACGCGGAGTTCAGCCACTGGCTGAAATTTCAGCAGCTGTTTTTGGCGAAGGTCAATCCCTATACGGGCATTGCGCCGATACGCGATCCGGCGCTGGTTGCCATCGTGTCCTTCAACGAGAATGGGCTGGAATTCGATTCCATGATGCAGGAGGGCGTGCGGGGAGCCACGTTCTCGCCGCGCCTCAAGCCGCTTTTCAACGATTGGCTGGCGAAGAAATACGGTTCCGATGCGGCGCTGACCGAAAAATGGGGCTGGTGGGCGAAGGAGGGCAATCTGGATGATCGTTCCATAGCGCTGCCGACCAACCGATACGAGCGCAGCGAGCGGATGCGCGATCTGCAATCCTTTTTCATCGATGTGGAGCAACGCGCAACCGGGCGCTTTACAGCGGCGCTGCGAGATCTGGGTTTCATGGGCATCGTGCTGCCCTACAATAACTGGCCGACGATCCAGACGGGGATCACCCGCAGCATTCAGCACGCCGTGGCGATGAATACCTATCAGGATTGGGTGGATTCTTACGCGCCGGGCACCAGCATTCAGGGCAAGAGCTCGCTGGAAGACGGGCTGCTTTATCTGCGCACCATCGGTGCCGCTCGGTGGCTGGAGCGCCCTTTCTTCATTACGGAATATGATCACTTGTTCTGGAGCCCCTATCGATACGAGGCGGGGCTTGCAGCACCCGCCTTTGCCGCACTTCAGGATTGGGATGTGCTGTGCCGCCATGCGCACGGTCCAATCATCCTGTCCTATGGTGAGGATTTTCCGCATAAGAAGCAGATGCTTCCTTACGCGATTGCGCTCGACCCGGTGGCGCGGGCGGGGGAGACTCTGGCCGCTCTCATCTTTCGCCGCGGGGATGCCAGGGCCGCTTCGCTGGAAATTCCGCTTCTCGTCGATGGGCAGGCGGGTTTGCCTGATGGGATCAACGATATGGAGCCGGAACTGCTGACGCGGCTTGGTCTGGTTGGAAAGATTGGGCTTCAGGCTTCGCAAGAGGCAGATGCAGATACGGTAAGCGTCGCGCCCGTGCGCGAGGGGCAGTCGGCCATGGCCGTTTTGGCGAAGCTGAAGGAGACGGGGCAGCTTGACCCGGCGAGTCCGGCTGATCTGGATCGTGGTGAGGTCGTCAGCCAGAGTGGTGAACTGGAACTGGATGCGCCGAAGAAAATGCTGGCGCTGAGATCGCCTCTGACGCAGGCGGTGGCGTTTGAACGCATCGACGCGGATATCCAGCTTGGGGCGGTCAGTCTTCAATCCGCAGATGGGCGCGGCCTTTTTGGCCTGTCTTCGCTCGACGGATTGCCGTTGGCTGAGAGCAAGAGGCAGCTTCTGATCTTGGCCTCCGACGCGCACAATTCCGGCATGAGATTTCGCGATAATGATCAGCGGGTGATCGAGGATTTCGGTGATTTGCCGGTGATGGTGCGGCGCATGGAAATTGGCCTGCGCTTTGAAGACGAAGGTAATTTCAGAATTTCGCCTGTGGGGCTGGATGGGCACGTTCATTCACCAGTGACCACCGCGCGTGGACGCGATGCGATCCGGCTGACGAATGACACGCCTGACGGGCCGACGACGTATTTTCTTGTCGAGCGTGATGCGGCTCAGTAA
- a CDS encoding glycosyltransferase family 2 protein codes for MKISVILKTLNEEKRIGAAIESVIAALSGIEGEIIVADSGSRDRTVEIASRYPVLVAQIEAPAKASCGIGPQLGFQYSKGEFICLMDGDMLLDPEFLPAALDYLEKNPRVAGVSGHVNEVNLDNLEFTRRVQRNAPENRHGVLDRLNGGGLYRRAAIEEAGYFSDRNLHGYEEFDLGQRLRMRGWTLFRMDRRFVDHFGHSINSYLLLTRRWSSKYLRGVGELLRAGSEQQRMKALTDELPEVRLWVGVYVWWAVLLLCFIYGFFNPLGFAALLILLLVPVLLMSVKQKSLSLGLYAVVAWCFHAAALPLGFFSSRKKPDDWIESKLLKS; via the coding sequence TTGAAGATATCGGTCATTCTCAAAACGCTTAACGAGGAAAAGCGCATCGGCGCTGCCATCGAAAGCGTTATCGCCGCCCTTTCGGGGATCGAGGGGGAGATCATTGTTGCCGATAGCGGATCGCGTGACAGGACGGTCGAGATCGCCTCACGATACCCCGTTCTCGTTGCGCAGATCGAGGCCCCGGCCAAAGCCAGTTGCGGCATCGGGCCGCAACTGGGGTTTCAGTACAGCAAGGGTGAATTCATCTGCCTGATGGATGGGGACATGCTGCTCGATCCGGAATTCTTACCCGCAGCGCTGGATTATCTGGAGAAAAATCCGCGTGTCGCGGGTGTGAGCGGGCATGTGAACGAGGTCAATCTCGACAATTTGGAGTTCACGAGGCGCGTGCAGCGGAACGCGCCGGAGAACCGGCATGGCGTGCTTGACCGCCTGAATGGCGGCGGTCTCTACCGACGGGCGGCAATCGAAGAAGCGGGGTATTTTTCCGACCGCAACCTGCATGGCTACGAGGAATTCGACCTTGGTCAGCGGCTTCGCATGCGAGGCTGGACGCTGTTTCGGATGGACCGCCGCTTTGTCGACCACTTCGGCCACAGCATCAATTCCTACCTGCTTCTGACTCGGCGCTGGTCTTCAAAATATCTGCGCGGCGTGGGCGAGCTTTTGCGGGCGGGGTCCGAGCAGCAGCGGATGAAGGCCTTGACCGATGAGCTTCCAGAGGTTCGGCTATGGGTCGGCGTCTATGTCTGGTGGGCGGTTCTTTTGCTTTGCTTCATCTACGGGTTCTTCAATCCGCTCGGCTTTGCGGCTTTGCTGATCTTGCTTCTGGTGCCGGTTTTGCTGATGAGCGTAAAGCAGAAGAGCCTTTCGCTGGGCCTCTATGCGGTTGTCGCGTGGTGCTTCCATGCGGCGGCGCTACCGCTTGGTTTCTTCTCGTCGCGCAAGAAGCCGGATGACTGGATCGAGAGCAAGCTGCTGAAAAGCTGA
- a CDS encoding nucleotidyltransferase family protein — protein MEADASQVALIVLGAGLGSRFAGGDKLGADYKGKPVAHHVLAAVAPFNWGKKVLVHHGRPRWSGLFAEHGFELVENEERAQGMLSSLHLGSEAAGDLPRAMICLADMPLIESGIIAALLAKAGEAESAAVASRSGDYRGPPAVFATHLLRSLPKTGEGGARGLLKDAVFVDCDSSLLRDIDTVEDLKSLSSD, from the coding sequence ATGGAGGCTGATGCGTCTCAGGTCGCTTTGATTGTGCTCGGAGCAGGGCTGGGAAGCCGCTTTGCCGGGGGTGACAAGCTTGGGGCGGACTATAAGGGCAAGCCGGTCGCGCATCATGTTCTTGCGGCGGTCGCGCCGTTCAATTGGGGCAAGAAGGTTCTGGTGCATCACGGCAGGCCGCGATGGAGCGGTCTGTTTGCCGAGCATGGTTTCGAGTTGGTGGAGAATGAAGAGCGGGCGCAGGGCATGCTGTCCTCACTCCATCTCGGTTCAGAGGCTGCGGGAGACCTGCCGCGCGCGATGATATGTTTGGCGGATATGCCGTTGATCGAAAGTGGCATCATTGCTGCTTTGCTCGCGAAAGCAGGAGAAGCGGAAAGTGCTGCGGTCGCATCCCGGTCAGGTGACTATCGCGGTCCTCCGGCGGTGTTTGCTACCCATTTGTTGCGGAGCTTGCCGAAGACGGGTGAGGGTGGCGCGCGGGGCCTGTTGAAGGATGCCGTGTTTGTGGATTGCGACAGCAGTCTTTTGCGCGATATCGATACTGTCGAAGACCTGAAATCGCTGTCTTCGGACTGA
- a CDS encoding XdhC family protein, which produces MQLQTVDIVPERISTTDDPAKILRFAAEEATRGGVALCTLIDIRGGGARSLGAHVAVAADGRFCGYVSGGCVEAALASEAVKAIEEGRDQIVTYGDGSPFFDIVLPCGGGITIAIHLLRDAGVLFHVLEKLEKREVTGLEYDIEAGELRVARNVPARVAHTEGTLTIVYRPRTRLAFSGQAGEAEALARLAESAGYDVVDLRAEAALNGVVDAFTAVVLLHHDIDAEERVLEAALRTKAFYIGALGSTRTHRRRVDRLREHGVAPELSDRIRAPIGIFGPTRDSVSLAISVLADISAARLEKHGG; this is translated from the coding sequence ATGCAGCTGCAAACCGTCGACATCGTCCCCGAGCGCATCAGCACGACCGACGATCCCGCTAAAATCCTCCGCTTTGCCGCGGAGGAGGCCACACGGGGTGGCGTCGCTCTGTGTACGCTCATCGATATTCGAGGCGGTGGCGCCCGTTCACTCGGCGCCCATGTTGCAGTTGCCGCAGACGGGCGATTTTGTGGCTATGTTTCCGGCGGATGCGTAGAGGCTGCGCTTGCTTCGGAGGCGGTGAAGGCAATCGAGGAAGGGCGCGACCAGATCGTAACCTATGGAGACGGGTCGCCATTCTTCGATATCGTGCTGCCTTGCGGCGGTGGTATTACCATCGCCATCCATCTTCTGCGTGATGCAGGTGTGCTGTTTCACGTTCTGGAAAAGCTGGAAAAGCGTGAGGTTACCGGGCTGGAATATGACATCGAAGCAGGCGAACTTCGAGTGGCACGGAACGTTCCGGCCCGAGTCGCACATACCGAAGGGACTTTGACAATCGTCTATCGTCCCCGAACGCGGCTTGCTTTTTCCGGGCAGGCCGGTGAAGCGGAAGCGCTGGCGCGGCTGGCAGAATCTGCGGGCTATGATGTGGTGGATTTGCGGGCAGAGGCGGCGCTGAACGGGGTTGTCGATGCCTTTACGGCGGTCGTGCTGCTGCACCATGACATCGATGCCGAGGAGCGGGTGCTTGAAGCGGCGCTCCGCACAAAAGCTTTTTATATTGGGGCTCTGGGAAGTACGCGCACGCACAGACGGCGCGTTGACCGGCTTCGGGAGCACGGTGTCGCGCCTGAACTTTCGGACCGCATTCGCGCGCCAATCGGTATTTTCGGGCCGACACGGGATTCCGTTTCTCTGGCGATATCCGTGCTCGCCGATATTTCCGCAGCAAGGCTGGAAAAGCATGGAGGCTGA
- the paoC gene encoding aldehyde oxidoreductase molybdenum-binding subunit PaoC, translating to MKFDQPATTNPIDRLKVVGQPVHRIDGELKTSGQARYAYEWHDPNIQYAYGYPVVSPIAKGRVTSIDTSAAEQAPGVLGVVTTLSAKVGEKGDYNTATLFGGDKIQHYHQAIAVVIAETFEQARAAAGLVKAEYVEEDGAFSLEAVKHKAEKPEDAGGAEPDTAVGNFESAFAAAEVQFDANYTTPDQSHAMMEPHASIALWKDDEVTVWTSSQMIDWWRSDLAKTLGVDKEKVHLKSPYIGGGFGGKLFLRVDAVLAALGAKAVGRAVKVALPRPLMMNNTTHRPATIQRIRIGAGRDGKITAIGHEGWSGDLPDGNPETAVMQTRLLYAGENRMTATRLAVLDLPEGNAMRAPGEAPGLMALEIAIDEMAEKVGIDPVEFRIINDTQVDPENPKRPFTQRDLVGCLKLGADRFGWAERKAPTARREGKWLIGLGVAAAFRNNLLVPSGARVKLDNQGVLTVETDMTDIGTGSYTIIAQTAAEMLGLPVDKVVVKLGDSSFPVSAGSGGQFGANCSTSGVYAACTKLREAITTKLGLNSHDVVFEDGQVRSGGRSVELAEAAGAEGLSAEDTMEWGDLSEEKQQSTFGAHFVEVGVDAFTGETRIRRMLAVCAAGRILNPITARSQVIGAMTMGAGGALSEELAVDTRRGFFVNHDLAGYEVPVHADIPHQEVIFMDEADPYASPMKAKGVGELGLCGVSAAIANAIYNASGVRIRHYPMTLDKLIAGLPAVA from the coding sequence ATGAAATTCGATCAGCCAGCCACAACCAACCCCATCGACAGGCTCAAGGTCGTCGGCCAGCCGGTCCACCGCATCGACGGCGAGTTGAAGACCTCCGGACAGGCGCGTTATGCCTATGAATGGCATGATCCGAATATTCAATACGCTTATGGTTATCCGGTCGTTTCCCCAATCGCGAAAGGGCGTGTAACCTCGATAGACACCAGCGCTGCGGAGCAGGCTCCGGGCGTTCTCGGTGTGGTGACGACGCTTTCGGCGAAAGTAGGTGAAAAGGGCGATTACAACACGGCGACGCTCTTTGGCGGCGATAAGATTCAGCATTATCATCAGGCAATCGCGGTCGTTATTGCCGAGACCTTCGAGCAGGCGCGCGCTGCTGCTGGATTGGTGAAGGCGGAATATGTGGAGGAGGACGGCGCGTTCTCGCTTGAGGCCGTCAAGCACAAGGCCGAAAAGCCTGAAGACGCTGGTGGTGCCGAGCCCGATACGGCGGTAGGGAACTTTGAAAGCGCTTTTGCCGCTGCCGAAGTTCAGTTCGACGCTAATTATACGACGCCCGATCAATCCCATGCGATGATGGAGCCTCACGCTTCGATTGCGCTATGGAAAGATGACGAAGTCACCGTCTGGACATCGAGCCAGATGATCGACTGGTGGCGTTCAGACCTTGCGAAGACGCTTGGCGTAGACAAGGAAAAGGTTCATTTGAAGTCACCCTATATTGGCGGCGGTTTTGGTGGAAAGCTGTTTCTGCGGGTGGATGCGGTGTTGGCAGCGCTCGGTGCGAAGGCAGTCGGTCGTGCGGTGAAGGTGGCTTTGCCGCGACCTTTGATGATGAACAATACGACGCATCGTCCAGCCACGATCCAGCGTATTCGCATCGGTGCCGGGCGCGATGGTAAGATCACAGCGATTGGCCATGAAGGCTGGTCCGGCGATTTGCCGGATGGCAACCCGGAAACGGCTGTGATGCAGACGCGGCTGCTTTATGCGGGTGAGAACCGCATGACGGCGACGCGGCTTGCGGTGCTGGACCTGCCCGAAGGAAATGCGATGCGCGCGCCCGGCGAAGCGCCGGGCCTGATGGCGCTGGAAATCGCAATAGATGAGATGGCCGAAAAGGTCGGCATCGATCCGGTGGAATTCCGCATCATCAACGATACGCAGGTAGACCCGGAAAATCCGAAGCGACCATTTACCCAGCGCGATCTGGTTGGCTGTCTGAAGCTTGGCGCAGACCGTTTCGGCTGGGCAGAGCGGAAGGCTCCGACAGCGCGGCGCGAGGGCAAATGGCTGATCGGGCTGGGCGTGGCTGCTGCCTTCAGAAACAATCTTCTCGTTCCTTCGGGTGCACGGGTGAAGCTGGATAATCAGGGCGTTCTGACCGTCGAAACCGATATGACCGATATCGGTACAGGCAGCTATACGATCATTGCGCAGACCGCTGCAGAAATGCTGGGGCTTCCAGTTGACAAGGTGGTGGTTAAGCTCGGCGATTCCAGCTTTCCGGTTTCTGCCGGTTCGGGCGGCCAGTTCGGTGCCAATTGTTCCACCTCAGGCGTTTACGCCGCCTGTACGAAGCTGCGCGAAGCAATCACCACAAAGCTTGGCCTGAACTCACATGACGTGGTGTTCGAAGATGGTCAGGTTCGCTCGGGCGGCCGCTCGGTCGAACTTGCGGAGGCAGCGGGTGCCGAGGGTCTTTCCGCTGAAGACACGATGGAATGGGGCGATCTCTCGGAAGAGAAACAGCAATCCACATTCGGCGCGCACTTCGTGGAGGTCGGGGTTGATGCGTTTACCGGCGAGACCCGCATTCGCAGGATGCTGGCCGTTTGTGCCGCAGGGCGTATTCTGAACCCTATCACGGCGCGCAGCCAGGTTATCGGTGCGATGACGATGGGTGCCGGTGGTGCGCTTTCGGAAGAACTGGCGGTGGATACGCGTCGCGGCTTCTTCGTCAATCACGATCTGGCGGGTTATGAAGTGCCGGTGCATGCGGATATCCCTCATCAGGAGGTTATCTTCATGGATGAGGCGGATCCATATGCATCGCCGATGAAAGCGAAGGGTGTTGGCGAGCTTGGCCTCTGCGGTGTTTCGGCAGCAATCGCCAATGCAATTTATAATGCCAGCGGCGTTCGCATCAGGCATTATCCGATGACGTTGGACAAGCTGATTGCGGGCCTGCCAGCAGTCGCTTGA
- a CDS encoding FAD binding domain-containing protein has product MRAFTYEKAASVEEAARAAISNKNAKFIAGGTNLLDLMKLEIETPNHLIDVNGLGLDAVEATEEGGLRIGALVRNTDLAANETVRRDYGVLSRAILAGASGQLRNRATTAGNLLQRTRCPYFYDVNQPCNKRQPGSGCSAIGGFSRQHAVIGSSDECIATYPGDMAVALRALDAVVETVNGSGEKRSIPIADFHRLPGETPHIETSLEPGEFITAVILPPPVGGEQAYRKVRDRASYAFALVSVATIIQPDGSGRFAIGGIAHKPWRVEEADAALAEGAKRASAAALTGARPTEQNRYKIDLVERILASAVEDARELSA; this is encoded by the coding sequence ATGAGAGCCTTTACTTACGAGAAAGCAGCTTCCGTGGAAGAGGCCGCGCGCGCCGCGATTTCCAATAAAAATGCCAAGTTCATTGCGGGCGGCACCAATCTCCTCGATCTGATGAAGCTCGAAATCGAGACGCCCAATCACCTGATCGACGTCAACGGGCTTGGTCTCGACGCCGTGGAGGCGACCGAAGAGGGTGGCTTGAGGATTGGGGCGCTGGTGCGCAACACCGATCTGGCGGCGAATGAGACCGTGCGGCGGGATTATGGAGTTCTCTCCCGCGCAATCCTCGCAGGTGCGTCCGGCCAATTGCGTAACCGCGCGACAACAGCGGGCAATCTGCTGCAGCGGACGCGCTGTCCCTATTTTTATGACGTGAACCAGCCGTGCAACAAGCGCCAACCGGGCAGCGGCTGCTCCGCCATTGGCGGGTTTTCCCGTCAGCACGCAGTGATCGGTTCCAGCGATGAATGCATCGCTACCTATCCCGGCGATATGGCTGTGGCGTTGCGAGCGCTGGATGCTGTCGTGGAAACGGTGAATGGAAGCGGTGAGAAGCGGTCTATCCCGATTGCCGACTTCCATCGCCTGCCGGGCGAGACGCCGCATATCGAAACATCGCTGGAACCCGGTGAGTTCATCACTGCCGTTATCCTGCCGCCGCCGGTCGGTGGCGAACAGGCCTATCGGAAGGTGCGAGACCGCGCATCCTATGCCTTTGCGCTGGTTTCTGTCGCAACTATCATCCAGCCCGATGGCAGCGGGCGCTTTGCGATTGGCGGTATCGCTCATAAGCCTTGGCGAGTGGAAGAGGCCGATGCGGCGCTTGCCGAGGGGGCGAAGAGGGCTTCCGCGGCGGCACTGACCGGCGCACGGCCAACGGAGCAAAACCGTTACAAGATCGATCTCGTCGAGCGCATTCTTGCCTCCGCGGTTGAAGATGCAAGGGAGTTGAGCGCATGA
- a CDS encoding GntR family transcriptional regulator: MLHEVPPETVAEVGYRRIRADIIFGRLAPGQKLKLESLKNAYGTSVSTLREILSRLASDGLVTAEGQRGFEVAPVSISDLREVAALRLLLETHALEQSFTNGDMEWEAGLVSAHYKLSSMERIMSTGDISRTEDWKRYDWEFHQALISACGSRLLMETHAAVFDKYLRYQMVALSYRGDVASREHQQLLDTALKRDFKTAKAILTDHIQGGVEHALAQGKLKA, from the coding sequence ATGCTTCACGAAGTTCCACCAGAAACCGTTGCCGAGGTCGGTTATCGCCGCATAAGGGCGGATATCATCTTCGGTCGGCTGGCGCCGGGGCAGAAGCTGAAGTTGGAGAGTCTCAAGAACGCTTATGGCACCAGCGTGAGCACCTTGCGCGAAATTCTGAGCCGCCTTGCGTCAGACGGGCTGGTGACGGCGGAAGGGCAGCGGGGGTTTGAGGTGGCTCCGGTTTCCATTTCCGATCTGAGGGAAGTGGCGGCGCTGCGCTTGCTGCTTGAGACGCATGCGCTCGAACAATCCTTCACCAATGGCGACATGGAGTGGGAAGCGGGGCTCGTCTCGGCGCATTACAAGCTTTCCAGCATGGAACGCATCATGTCCACCGGCGATATCAGCCGGACGGAAGACTGGAAGCGTTATGACTGGGAGTTCCATCAGGCGCTGATTTCCGCCTGCGGCTCCCGGCTTTTGATGGAGACGCATGCGGCGGTTTTCGATAAGTATCTGCGCTACCAGATGGTGGCGCTATCCTATCGCGGCGATGTGGCGTCTCGGGAACATCAGCAACTGCTGGACACGGCGCTGAAACGGGATTTCAAGACGGCGAAGGCCATTCTGACGGACCATATTCAGGGCGGCGTGGAGCATGCCTTGGCGCAGGGCAAGCTCAAGGCCTGA
- a CDS encoding transporter substrate-binding domain-containing protein, which translates to MFKKTIARRTLMMAGAALIAAASFGQQASAVTPDEIKARGKLIVGIQGDNPPWGFVTSAGKQDGLDADIATLFAKELGVEVEFVPLEVNNRIPALTTGRVDVLFATMAMLPDRAKAVQFSKPYVANAIVLIGPKKAEIKTNADMAKFSVGVAKGAAQDTQVTKNAPEGTTIRRYDGDAASVQALASGQVDTLGGNIFYMDRVEKARPGEFENKLEFQKLYNGACTRLGEKEINAALNQFIDKIKTNGELKKVYDKWMKVPVPEFPEKLEGINFTAG; encoded by the coding sequence ATGTTCAAGAAAACCATCGCACGCCGTACCTTGATGATGGCTGGCGCTGCGCTTATCGCAGCTGCAAGCTTCGGTCAGCAGGCTTCGGCTGTCACCCCAGATGAAATCAAGGCGCGCGGCAAGCTCATCGTCGGCATTCAGGGCGATAACCCGCCGTGGGGCTTCGTTACCAGCGCTGGCAAGCAGGATGGTCTCGATGCCGATATCGCCACGCTTTTTGCCAAGGAACTTGGCGTCGAAGTCGAATTCGTACCGCTTGAAGTCAACAACCGCATTCCTGCGCTGACCACCGGTCGCGTGGATGTTCTCTTCGCCACCATGGCCATGCTGCCGGATCGCGCAAAGGCCGTCCAGTTCAGCAAGCCCTATGTCGCAAACGCTATCGTCCTGATCGGCCCGAAGAAGGCCGAAATCAAGACCAATGCCGATATGGCCAAGTTCTCCGTCGGCGTGGCGAAGGGTGCGGCACAGGATACGCAGGTCACCAAGAACGCGCCGGAAGGCACCACCATTCGCCGTTACGATGGCGATGCGGCCAGCGTTCAGGCTCTCGCCTCCGGCCAGGTCGATACGCTTGGCGGCAACATTTTCTACATGGACCGCGTCGAAAAGGCTCGCCCCGGCGAGTTCGAAAACAAGCTTGAATTCCAGAAGCTCTATAACGGCGCCTGCACGCGTCTGGGCGAAAAGGAAATCAATGCGGCCCTCAACCAGTTCATCGACAAGATCAAGACCAATGGCGAGCTGAAAAAGGTCTACGACAAGTGGATGAAGGTGCCGGTTCCGGAATTCCCGGAAAAGCTGGAAGGCATCAACTTCACCGCGGGATAA
- the aroQ gene encoding type II 3-dehydroquinate dehydratase, whose protein sequence is MSNLIYVLNGPNLNLLGQREPSIYGSTTLEEIKGRCIAEAAKLGFDVDFRQTNFEGELVESVHDARNKACGIVINPAAYTFTSIALLDALKTFDPPKIELHISNVHARESIYHNSLVSRVATSIMIGLGADGYELAIQAMARLSARYQASTAKVTA, encoded by the coding sequence ATGAGCAATCTGATTTACGTGCTCAATGGCCCCAACCTCAATCTTCTCGGCCAGCGCGAACCGTCCATCTACGGCTCCACCACGCTGGAGGAAATCAAGGGCAGATGTATCGCCGAGGCAGCGAAACTGGGCTTCGATGTTGATTTTCGCCAGACGAATTTCGAGGGTGAACTTGTTGAAAGCGTTCATGACGCCCGCAACAAGGCCTGCGGCATCGTCATCAATCCCGCGGCCTATACCTTCACCTCAATCGCTCTTCTCGATGCGCTGAAAACCTTCGATCCGCCGAAAATAGAGCTGCACATTTCCAATGTGCATGCCCGCGAAAGCATCTATCACAATTCGCTGGTCTCGCGCGTCGCGACATCGATCATGATCGGGCTTGGTGCGGATGGATATGAGCTGGCCATCCAGGCCATGGCCCGGCTTTCCGCACGCTATCAGGCTTCAACCGCGAAGGTGACGGCATGA
- a CDS encoding amino acid ABC transporter permease encodes MNYQLDFTPVIDGLPSLLMACLGTFLLAISGMLLAVVIGIGGVILRDSPFKPFRWLVIAFVELIRNTPFLVQIFFIYFALPLAGLRLDPTPTAIIALGINGGAYAIEIIRGGVQSISKGQIEAGLALGLHKAQVFRFIILKPALRAIYPSLTSQFVLLTLTTSIASAISAYELTSVSQLIESESFRSFEVYFTVTLFYLVISWVMMRIFGFFSAHYFNYPVK; translated from the coding sequence ATGAATTATCAACTGGATTTCACCCCCGTCATAGATGGCCTACCCAGCCTGCTGATGGCCTGTCTCGGCACATTTCTGCTCGCCATTTCCGGCATGTTGCTCGCCGTGGTCATCGGCATCGGCGGCGTCATCCTGCGTGATTCACCCTTCAAGCCGTTTCGCTGGCTGGTCATCGCCTTCGTGGAATTGATCCGTAACACGCCGTTTCTGGTGCAGATCTTCTTCATCTATTTCGCCCTGCCGCTCGCAGGCCTTCGCCTCGATCCGACGCCCACGGCCATCATCGCGCTCGGCATCAATGGCGGCGCTTACGCCATCGAAATCATCCGTGGCGGCGTCCAGTCCATTTCCAAGGGGCAGATCGAAGCGGGTCTTGCGCTTGGGCTGCACAAGGCGCAGGTCTTCCGCTTCATCATTCTGAAACCGGCCCTGCGCGCCATCTATCCGTCGCTCACCAGCCAGTTCGTGCTGCTCACGCTCACCACCAGCATTGCATCGGCAATCTCGGCCTATGAGCTGACCTCGGTGTCGCAGCTGATTGAATCGGAAAGCTTCAGAAGCTTCGAAGTCTATTTCACCGTCACGCTTTTCTATCTCGTGATTTCCTGGGTCATGATGCGCATCTTCGGGTTCTTCTCGGCGCACTACTTCAACTATCCGGTCAAGTAG